A single region of the Corallococcus caeni genome encodes:
- a CDS encoding serine/threonine-protein kinase — translation MKTPDADARDDTLPARRPDDEATRLLPRTPAQAVPATNESDRQPRAGPSPSVQVGRYLLLRPLGAGGMGVVYAAYDPDLDRKVALKLLHPEGHADPELGRARLLREAQAMARISHPNVIPVFDVGIWGAQVFLAMELLDGGTLGQWLKEAPRSWREVLETYLSAGRGLVAAHAAGLVHRDFKPANVLRDRRGRVCVTDFGLARQVGLPSGDDADLAAREVDALAVERRMLDAPITVTGAVMGTPNYMSPEQVLGAVPDASTDQFSFCAALYAALYGQRPFDVARMQALRTPADLEGPNAPRLLAPPRDTRVPAWVGRAVVRGLALRPAERFPTLAALLDALGQEPKRRARRRAWGGAGLLAGGLLVGGGVLHQQSRVCEGADALMARVWGAPQREQVVRAFLSTGSPLGADMAGRVADALDAYARGWSQQHTEACRATLVEGTQPEALRVERVVCLERRREDARAVVALLSTADAPLVEKSLSLVNALPALDECADVAKLGEQQRLPESQAERAEVERLEARLSEVKVLVDGGRLPLARTRLEPLVEPVRASGYAPLMARLQLQQGWMREQLGDSAGAAIALRQAAFDAEAGRADRLKVTILNRLLYVEEGQRHFDQAEVWSGLADATLRRMGGDAVLEAEVRVNQGNLAVAKNDFSRANALFEDARTRAEAALPEGHPLRARITFLQGGLAIRMKDTARGVALLERALTLTEASVGPLHPDTARRHDALAWALREAAEPARALPHARAAVEIRRALLGARTLPVAEGLDEVGMCLLALGRYDEALRVYEEALATKQQVAPPGDETFQYSQDGVGQALLGLGRAKEAIAPLRLAVGYPSMPEGTLAESGFALAKALWEAGEPLPARQEAEAARERFVRATREPEAASVVRWLEAHPAPQAAAVPARLKEPRSRARR, via the coding sequence TCCTGATGACGAGGCGACGCGCCTGCTGCCGCGGACTCCGGCGCAGGCCGTGCCCGCGACGAATGAGTCGGACCGGCAGCCCCGCGCAGGGCCGTCCCCGTCCGTCCAGGTGGGGCGCTACCTGCTGCTGCGTCCGCTGGGCGCGGGGGGCATGGGCGTGGTGTACGCGGCCTATGATCCGGACCTGGACCGGAAGGTGGCGCTGAAGCTGCTGCACCCGGAGGGCCACGCGGATCCAGAGCTGGGACGGGCGCGGCTGTTGCGCGAGGCGCAGGCGATGGCGCGCATCTCACACCCGAACGTCATCCCGGTGTTCGACGTGGGCATCTGGGGCGCCCAGGTCTTCCTGGCGATGGAGCTGCTGGACGGGGGCACGCTGGGGCAGTGGCTGAAGGAGGCCCCCCGCTCGTGGCGCGAGGTGCTGGAGACGTACCTGAGCGCGGGCCGGGGGCTCGTGGCCGCGCACGCGGCGGGGCTGGTGCACCGCGACTTCAAGCCGGCCAACGTGCTGAGGGACCGCCGGGGCCGCGTCTGCGTGACGGACTTCGGGCTCGCGCGCCAGGTGGGGCTGCCCTCCGGCGACGACGCGGACCTGGCCGCGCGGGAAGTGGACGCGCTGGCCGTGGAGCGGCGCATGCTGGACGCGCCCATCACCGTCACCGGCGCGGTGATGGGCACGCCGAACTACATGTCCCCGGAGCAGGTGCTGGGCGCGGTCCCGGACGCGAGCACGGATCAGTTCAGCTTCTGCGCCGCCCTGTACGCCGCGCTCTACGGCCAGCGCCCCTTCGACGTCGCGCGCATGCAGGCGCTGAGGACGCCCGCCGACCTGGAGGGCCCGAACGCCCCTCGCCTCCTGGCGCCCCCGCGCGACACGCGGGTGCCCGCGTGGGTGGGCCGGGCGGTGGTGCGCGGGCTGGCGCTGCGCCCGGCGGAGCGCTTCCCGACGCTCGCGGCGCTGCTGGATGCGCTGGGGCAGGAGCCGAAGCGCAGGGCCCGGCGCCGCGCGTGGGGCGGCGCGGGCCTCCTGGCGGGAGGACTGCTGGTGGGCGGCGGCGTGCTCCATCAACAGTCGCGCGTGTGCGAGGGCGCGGACGCGCTCATGGCGCGGGTGTGGGGTGCACCGCAGCGGGAGCAGGTGGTGCGTGCCTTCCTCTCCACGGGCAGCCCGTTGGGGGCGGACATGGCCGGGCGCGTGGCGGACGCGCTGGATGCGTATGCGCGCGGCTGGAGCCAGCAGCACACGGAGGCGTGCAGGGCCACGCTCGTGGAGGGTACCCAGCCAGAGGCCCTGCGGGTCGAGCGCGTGGTGTGCCTGGAGCGGCGGCGTGAGGACGCTCGCGCGGTGGTGGCGCTGCTGTCCACCGCGGACGCCCCCCTCGTGGAGAAGTCCCTGTCGCTGGTGAACGCGCTCCCCGCGCTGGACGAGTGCGCGGACGTGGCGAAGCTGGGCGAGCAGCAGCGGCTGCCGGAGTCGCAAGCGGAGCGCGCCGAGGTGGAGCGCCTGGAGGCGCGGTTGTCAGAGGTGAAGGTGCTGGTGGATGGCGGACGCCTTCCTCTGGCGCGGACGCGGCTGGAGCCGCTGGTGGAGCCCGTGCGGGCCTCGGGGTACGCGCCGCTGATGGCCCGGCTCCAGCTCCAGCAGGGCTGGATGCGCGAGCAACTGGGGGACTCCGCGGGGGCGGCCATCGCGTTGCGGCAGGCGGCCTTCGACGCGGAGGCGGGGCGCGCGGACCGGCTGAAGGTCACCATCCTCAACCGGTTGCTCTACGTGGAGGAGGGGCAGCGGCACTTCGACCAGGCGGAGGTCTGGAGCGGGCTCGCGGACGCGACGCTGCGGCGCATGGGCGGTGACGCCGTGCTGGAAGCGGAGGTGCGGGTCAATCAAGGCAACCTCGCGGTCGCGAAGAACGACTTCTCCCGCGCGAATGCCCTGTTCGAGGATGCGCGGACACGGGCGGAGGCGGCGCTGCCGGAAGGCCACCCGCTGCGCGCGCGCATCACCTTCCTCCAGGGCGGCCTGGCGATCCGGATGAAGGACACCGCGCGCGGCGTGGCGCTGCTGGAGCGCGCGCTGACGCTGACGGAGGCTTCGGTGGGCCCGCTGCACCCGGACACCGCGCGCCGGCACGACGCCCTCGCCTGGGCGCTGCGCGAGGCGGCGGAGCCAGCCCGGGCCCTGCCGCACGCGCGTGCCGCCGTGGAGATCCGCAGGGCGCTCCTGGGCGCGCGCACGTTGCCGGTGGCGGAGGGGTTGGACGAGGTGGGCATGTGCCTGCTGGCGCTGGGCCGCTACGACGAGGCGCTGCGCGTCTATGAGGAAGCGCTCGCGACGAAGCAGCAGGTGGCGCCTCCGGGAGACGAGACCTTCCAGTACAGCCAGGACGGCGTGGGCCAGGCGCTGCTGGGGCTGGGCCGCGCCAAGGAAGCCATCGCGCCGTTGAGGCTGGCGGTGGGGTATCCGTCGATGCCGGAGGGGACGCTGGCGGAGTCCGGCTTCGCGCTCGCGAAGGCGTTGTGGGAGGCAGGAGAGCCGCTGCCCGCGAGGCAGGAGGCGGAAGCGGCCCGCGAGCGTTTCGTCCGCGCCACGCGTGAGCCCGAAGCCGCGAGCGTGGTCCGCTGGCTGGAGGCGCATCCGGCTCCGCAGGCCGCCGCCGTCCCCGCACGGCTCAAGGAGCCCCGGTCTCGCGCAAGGCGTTAG